In one Pseudarthrobacter oxydans genomic region, the following are encoded:
- a CDS encoding FumA C-terminus/TtdB family hydratase beta subunit, translating to MNTKIFQYVDQLPVGADETPMRLIAREGIRLRGAGEEVVLEIDPAVLTQMAYEAFRDVSHYLRPAHLAQLRRILEDPEASPNDRYVALDLLKNANVASGGVLPMCQDTGTAIISAKRGHRVMTDGDDARHLSRGIYDVFQELNLRYSQMSPVTMWKEANTGTNLPAQIEISLAKGLEYELLFMAKGGGSANKSFLFQETKSILDEDRMLEFLREKIESLGTAACPPYHLAIVVGGTSAEYALKTAKLASAHYLDTLPSEGSGAGHGYRDLDFEQKVFDLTTKIGFGAQFGGKYFCHDVRVIRLPRHGGSLPIALAVSCSADRQVLGRITPEGAFLEELERDPARYIPSTGLEDITDSGAAIAIDLNAPMDQIRQQLSLCQVSTRVSLTGTMIVARDIAHAEFRNRVERGEGLPQYLLDHPVYYAGPAKTPEGFPSGSFGPTTAGRMDGYVADFQALGGSLVMLAKGNRSRAVVESCRAYGGFYLGSVGGPAARLAQDCIRSVKVIDYPELGMEAVFKIEVEDFPAFVVIDDKGNDFFNKDDKKLVGLGATRLIGDAS from the coding sequence ATGAACACGAAAATCTTCCAGTACGTCGACCAGCTTCCTGTTGGCGCGGATGAAACCCCCATGCGGTTGATAGCACGGGAGGGCATCCGCCTCCGGGGCGCCGGCGAGGAAGTCGTTCTGGAAATCGACCCTGCCGTACTCACGCAAATGGCTTACGAAGCATTTAGGGACGTGTCCCATTACCTGCGCCCCGCTCACCTGGCCCAGCTGCGGCGAATCCTTGAGGACCCCGAAGCGTCACCCAATGACAGGTATGTAGCCTTGGACCTTCTAAAAAACGCCAACGTCGCCTCCGGCGGTGTCCTGCCCATGTGCCAGGACACGGGGACTGCCATCATCTCCGCCAAGCGGGGGCACCGGGTGATGACAGACGGCGATGACGCCAGGCACCTGTCCCGTGGAATCTATGACGTCTTTCAGGAACTGAACCTTCGTTATTCGCAGATGTCGCCGGTGACGATGTGGAAAGAAGCCAACACGGGCACAAATCTTCCCGCACAGATTGAGATTTCGCTCGCCAAGGGTCTGGAGTACGAGCTTTTGTTCATGGCCAAGGGCGGCGGCAGTGCGAATAAGTCCTTCTTGTTCCAGGAGACAAAATCGATCCTGGACGAGGACAGGATGCTGGAATTCCTTCGGGAAAAAATCGAGAGCCTTGGCACCGCAGCTTGCCCGCCTTACCATCTGGCCATCGTTGTTGGCGGTACGTCCGCCGAGTATGCACTCAAGACCGCCAAGCTGGCATCAGCCCACTATCTTGACACCCTGCCGTCCGAAGGCAGCGGCGCAGGCCATGGCTACCGCGATCTGGATTTCGAGCAGAAGGTATTTGATCTGACCACGAAGATCGGATTTGGTGCCCAGTTCGGGGGAAAGTACTTCTGCCATGATGTGAGGGTTATTAGGCTTCCTCGCCATGGAGGATCCCTGCCGATCGCCCTGGCCGTATCCTGTTCGGCTGACCGGCAGGTCCTTGGCAGAATCACGCCCGAAGGCGCCTTCCTTGAAGAACTCGAAAGGGACCCGGCCCGCTACATACCCAGTACAGGCCTTGAAGACATCACCGACTCCGGTGCCGCCATTGCAATTGATTTGAATGCGCCCATGGATCAGATCCGGCAGCAGCTGAGTCTGTGCCAGGTCAGCACAAGGGTGTCGCTTACGGGGACAATGATTGTGGCCCGTGACATCGCCCATGCCGAATTCCGCAACCGTGTCGAACGGGGCGAGGGCCTACCGCAGTATCTGCTCGACCACCCGGTCTACTATGCCGGGCCCGCAAAAACGCCGGAAGGCTTCCCGTCCGGCTCCTTTGGGCCGACAACTGCAGGGCGGATGGATGGCTACGTAGCGGACTTCCAGGCTTTGGGGGGTTCCCTGGTGATGCTGGCCAAGGGCAACCGTTCGCGCGCAGTAGTCGAATCATGCCGTGCCTATGGCGGGTTCTATCTCGGTTCAGTAGGGGGGCCGGCTGCACGGCTGGCCCAGGATTGCATCCGGTCGGTGAAAGTTATCGATTACCCGGAACTCGGGATGGAAGCTGTCTTCAAAATCGAAGTCGAGGATTTCCCGGCCTTTGTGGTCATCGACGACAAGGGCAACGACTTCTTCAACAAGGACGACAAGAAGCTCGTCGGGCTCGGGGCCACGCGGCTGATCGGGGATGCATCGTAG
- a CDS encoding acyl-CoA dehydrogenase family protein, with the protein MISSAFDLDRLRQQTQELCSSFPDEYWRETDRNRRYPQEFVDTLTQAGLLSALIPQYYGGLGLGLSEASIIMEEINKSGGHSAACHAQMYTMGALLRHGNEAQKDAYLPQIAAGKLRLQAFSITEDKAGSDTTSIETQAVRQGEDFIISGHKSWTSRIDESDLAFVLARTSQKGKDKTHGLTLFLVDLRQVREEQPDALKVIKVRTMFNYATNQIHYQGLRVPASTVIGQVGKGFRYVLDGWNAERILLASEAIGDGYWFTQRATDYANKREVFGRKIGTNQGVQFPIADAYMKLRAADLMRWDAARLFDAGEPCGAEANMAKHLASEASWAAANACLDTHGGYGFVDEYDVERKFRETRMFQVAPVNNNMIKAFVATKVLGMPRSY; encoded by the coding sequence ATGATCTCCTCCGCTTTTGACCTTGACCGGCTTCGCCAGCAGACGCAGGAGCTGTGCTCCTCATTTCCTGATGAATACTGGCGGGAGACTGATCGAAACCGCCGCTACCCGCAGGAGTTTGTCGACACGCTTACGCAGGCAGGCCTGCTCTCGGCGCTGATTCCCCAGTACTATGGCGGGCTGGGCCTGGGGCTGTCCGAGGCCAGCATTATCATGGAAGAAATCAACAAATCCGGTGGCCACTCGGCTGCCTGCCACGCCCAGATGTACACAATGGGCGCACTGCTTCGGCACGGAAACGAGGCGCAAAAAGACGCCTACCTCCCCCAGATCGCAGCCGGAAAGCTACGCCTGCAGGCCTTCTCCATTACAGAAGACAAGGCCGGTTCTGATACCACCAGCATTGAGACCCAGGCAGTGCGGCAGGGCGAGGACTTCATCATCAGCGGGCACAAGAGCTGGACGAGCAGGATCGATGAATCCGATCTCGCGTTTGTCCTGGCCCGAACCTCCCAGAAGGGCAAGGACAAGACACACGGGCTCACCTTGTTCCTGGTAGATCTACGGCAAGTGAGGGAAGAACAGCCGGATGCACTCAAGGTCATTAAAGTCCGCACAATGTTCAACTACGCCACCAACCAGATCCATTATCAAGGACTTCGCGTGCCAGCATCGACTGTCATCGGCCAAGTAGGAAAGGGCTTCCGGTACGTGCTGGATGGCTGGAACGCGGAACGGATTCTGTTGGCTTCGGAAGCCATCGGCGACGGCTACTGGTTCACGCAGCGGGCCACTGACTACGCGAACAAGCGCGAAGTCTTCGGCCGGAAAATAGGGACTAACCAGGGCGTCCAGTTCCCCATAGCGGATGCTTACATGAAGCTCCGGGCCGCGGACCTGATGCGCTGGGACGCAGCCCGGCTCTTCGACGCCGGGGAGCCGTGCGGCGCCGAAGCCAACATGGCCAAGCACCTTGCTTCCGAGGCCAGCTGGGCTGCTGCCAATGCCTGCCTCGATACCCATGGCGGCTACGGCTTTGTTGACGAGTACGACGTCGAGCGAAAGTTCCGGGAAACGCGCATGTTCCAGGTCGCACCGGTGAACAACAACATGATCAAGGCTTTTGTCGCCACCAAAGTCCTCGGCATGCCCCGCTCCTACTGA
- a CDS encoding tartrate dehydrogenase codes for MSRRYVIDAIPGDGIGVDVTDVAMQCVDAVAGMYGFDVQWRVRDWNSHFYRKAGRMMPVDGIEQLSSGDGIYLGAVGTPDVPDDVTLWGLLIPIRREFDQYINLRPMRLLPGIVGAMPGIEDLDIVVVRENVEGEYSQIGGRFGAGTEGEFAVQESVFTRRGIARAARYAANVATERGGRLVSATKSNGIIHTMPFWDEVVAETITAFPGVVVEKVLIDALAARLVMKPTSIRTIVASNLFGDILSDLVAGIAGSIGIAPSANLNPERRHPSMFEPVHGSAPDIAGKGIANPVGALWAAAMMLDHLGEAEAARSLTSAFEGTLADGTATPDLKGTATTVEFAAEVLSRLS; via the coding sequence ATGAGCCGCCGTTATGTCATCGATGCGATTCCCGGCGACGGCATTGGCGTGGATGTCACCGACGTCGCGATGCAGTGCGTCGACGCCGTCGCCGGAATGTACGGCTTCGACGTCCAGTGGCGGGTCCGCGACTGGAACAGCCACTTTTACCGCAAGGCGGGCCGCATGATGCCTGTTGACGGAATAGAGCAGCTGAGCAGCGGTGATGGCATCTACCTGGGAGCCGTCGGGACACCGGACGTGCCCGACGATGTCACTCTTTGGGGGCTCCTCATCCCTATCCGCCGGGAGTTCGACCAGTACATCAACCTCCGGCCCATGCGGTTGCTGCCCGGCATCGTCGGTGCCATGCCCGGCATCGAGGACCTGGACATCGTGGTGGTACGGGAGAACGTTGAAGGCGAGTATTCCCAGATCGGAGGAAGGTTCGGCGCCGGAACCGAAGGCGAGTTCGCGGTTCAGGAGAGCGTCTTCACCAGGCGCGGTATCGCCCGGGCGGCGCGCTATGCCGCTAACGTCGCCACCGAACGCGGCGGCCGGCTCGTCTCCGCAACAAAGTCCAACGGCATCATCCACACCATGCCGTTCTGGGATGAGGTGGTGGCGGAGACAATCACGGCGTTCCCCGGCGTCGTCGTCGAAAAGGTGCTCATTGATGCGCTGGCGGCACGGCTGGTGATGAAGCCGACGAGTATCCGGACCATCGTTGCGTCGAACCTGTTCGGGGACATTCTTTCGGACCTGGTAGCTGGTATTGCCGGGTCCATCGGCATTGCACCCAGCGCCAACCTCAACCCGGAGCGGCGGCACCCGTCGATGTTCGAGCCCGTGCACGGCTCTGCTCCGGATATCGCAGGCAAGGGTATCGCCAACCCGGTGGGCGCTCTGTGGGCCGCTGCAATGATGCTCGACCATCTCGGTGAGGCGGAGGCCGCCCGGTCCCTGACCTCTGCCTTTGAGGGAACGCTCGCGGACGGCACTGCGACGCCGGACCTGAAGGGCACCGCCACCACCGTGGAGTTCGCCGCCGAAGTGCTGTCGCGCCTGTCCTAA